In Juglans microcarpa x Juglans regia isolate MS1-56 chromosome 8D, Jm3101_v1.0, whole genome shotgun sequence, the following are encoded in one genomic region:
- the LOC121242900 gene encoding cytochrome P450 81C13-like, which yields MENLYCYAAFFLSIIFIIITRLVYKHSPNSPPGPFSLPIIGHFHLLRQPLYQTLHTLSFQYGPVLTLKFGSRPVVVVSSPSAVEDCFTKNDIIFANRPRSMAGDILTYNLTAPAWAPYGHLWRNLRRILNTEIFSKNSLQKFSIIREQEVYSLVRLVFKISNGSEPQKVECKYLFSLLTFNVIMRMLTGEPCVGEEAASTDLGKQQLKDVKRILFAFLGMNICDYIPILRWVGYKGLEKNMVRLRGKRDKFLCHMIEEIEQIKNSPLNTKKGTLIETLLSLHESESEFNSDDIIKSIVLMMFAAGTDTNITTMEWAMTLLLNHPEALQKVKVEIDNQVGHGRLLNDSDLANLPCLRCVINETLRLYPPTPLLLPHFSVEDCTVGGYKIPQGTMLLANAWAVHRDPKLWEEPDGFKPERFEGFNGERDAFKFFPFGIGRRACPGAGMGHHLNSLALGALIQCFDWERLDKEMVDMTPASGFLLAKAKPLEALCSPCNSMTEILSQL from the exons TATACAAGCATAGCCCAAATTCACCACCTGGTCCGTTTTCTTTGCCAATAATAGGCCATTTCCACCTCCTTAGACAACCACTGTACCAAACTCTACACACCCTATCGTTTCAGTACGGTCCTGTCTTGACCCTTAAATTTGGTTCTCGGCCTGTCGTCGTCGTATCTTCTCCTTCCGCTGTCGAAGACTGTTTCACCAAGAACGACATAATATTTGCAAATCGTCCCCGCTCCATGGCCGGTGATATTTTGACGTACAACTTAACTGCTCCGGCCTGGGCTCCATACGGCCACTTGTGGCGGAACCTCCGACGCATCCTGAACACCGAGATCTTCTCTAAGAATAGCCTCCAAAAGTTTTCCATCATCCGAGAACAAGAGGTTTACTCCCTCGTTCGCTTAGTGTTCAAAATCTCAAATGGATCAGAACCCCAAAAAGTGGAATGTAAGTATTTGTTCTCTCTCCTGACTTTCAATGTAATTATGAGAATGCTCACTGGGGAGCCATGTGTTGGAGAGGAGGCTGCAAGTACAGATCTAGGAAAGCAGCAGCTCAAAGACGTGAAGAGGATTCTTTTTGCATTTTTGGGAATGAATATATGTGATTACATCCCAATTTTGAGGTGGGTTGGTTACAAAGGGTTGGAGAAGAACATGGTAAGATTGCGAGGGAAGAGGGATAAATTCTTGTGCCACATGATAGAAGAGATtgagcaaataaaaaatagtccTTTGAATACTAAGAAGGGGACTTTGATAGAAACTCTGCTGTCTCTTCATGAATCAGAAAGTGAATTTAATTCAGATGATATCATCAAAAGCATCGTTTTG ATGATGTTTGCCGCGGGAACAGATACAAATATAACAACGATGGAATGGGCAATGACACTTCTGCTAAATCATCCAGAGGCATTGCAGAAGGTTAAAGTGGAGATTGACAACCAAGTTGGACATGGGCGCTTGCTAAATGACTCTGATCTTGCCAATCTTCCTTGTCTTCGTTGTGTCATCAACGAGACACTTAGACTCTATCCCCCAACGCCACTTTTACTACCTCATTTTTCTGTAGAAGATTGCACTGTTGGGGGTTATAAGATACCGCAAGGGACAATGCTATTAGCCAATGCATGGGCTGTGCATAGGGATCCCAAGCTCTGGGAGGAGCCCGATGGCTTCAAGCCAGAGAGATTTGAAGGATTCAATGGAGAAAGAGACGCTTTCAAATTCTTCCCATTTGGGATTGGGAGGAGGGCATGCCCCGGTGCTGGCATGGGCCACCACCTAAATTCTCTAGCCCTTGGTGCACTCATCCAGTGCTTTGACTGGGAAAGGCTTGACAAGGAGATGGTGGACATGACTCCTGCTTCAGGGTTTCTTTTGGCTAAGGCCAAGCCTTTGGAAGCTCTCTGTAGTCCCTGCAATTCCATGACAGAGATCCTCTCTCAGCTTTGA